GTGTACTACCACGCCCATTCCAGATATGGCATCTCTGTCCACTGCATTCAACATGGCCTGCGAGATTGTTTCGAAGAGGTGATCGGGTTCCTGAGGAACAGAAGCTATTTTAGTTGGTGTAAAAACTGAATCTTGAGTCATTGGGTTTTGTTCAAAACCCAAAGTATCATCCAAGATGCTGTAAGATCTTTCCTGCAAGCTACAGCCTCTTTGTTCTCCTGAGCTCCTTTGGGAAGTACCAAAGGACAGAGCTTTCATCCAACCTGCGTTATCTCAGGTTCTCCAGTTAACAGCAGAAGGCTGAATCCAAGAATCAGAGCTGAGCCTGACCGCCTCACTCACCATGTCGGGCTCCCAGAGAGACTCACACATGCCGTAcatctgctcagagcaggtgCCACTGACCACAAAGTCATCGGTTATCATCGGGCAGCCGATCAGGTCTAGAGAGCAGATGAAAGGTTCGTGTGTTATGGGGTCCAGCCCGGCAATGACTGGTTCTGTGTAGTAAGGTCCAAACCTGTGAAGAACAACATGGCATAGAGCAGTCCAACCACCTCGACGCAGTTCCACATCCCACATAAATATCTGTACAAGGAAAAGATCCCACAGATGCTTTTGGTGGGGGACCATTCAGGTCAACCTAGAAGCACCCTGAAATGGTTTTAGCATGGCAAACAACAAACTTGTACTGCTACAGGATTATTTTAACAATACTCAATATTCTTTTGCAAGGAGGTTGAAGGTAACGTTGTCACTAGATTAAAGTCCCCTTTTGCCATACCACAAGTAGTATTTACAGGAGCCCTCCTCAGCCTCCCACCTCTCTAGAATCAGATCAGCTCCAACAACCAACAgggtttagtaggcatggaggtgttgggttgacagttggactagatgatcttagaggtcttttccaaccttaatgattctcCGATTCTAACCACAGCCTTCACTGACACCTAAACAGTGACTCCATTGTTTGACAGTTACCGTCTCTCATAGAGCAGATTGGAAACCATGCTCATAAAAGTCTGAGGTTTGATCTGCCTCCCTTCCTTCAGCTCGTAGAGATTCAGCCTGAACTTCAGTCTCTGGGCACTGCAAGAGATGAGAATCGGCATTGAAGCAGAAGCaggttcctttttctttcatcttcacCCAGGCCTGGATTGTTCTACTGCATGCTGACAGATACCAGCTCCTCACGCATGCCTGAGGCAGGTAGGTATTTCAGATGCAGCTCCTTTTATACCTGAAGTTATTAAGTCTTAGTAGTGATGTGATCTTAAATCAcgtgcagttttattttaaaaactcccACTGAAGGGAGACCACGAAAAGGAGTGCTGGCACCCAGCTATTATACCCTCCCCCACGAATAAACAAAGGCATTTATGCTTAGCATAAGCTGTCGCTTAGTATTTATTGTAAATATGCCTCTTACAGGCTCAGTATGGGAACGCACGGGCGGGCGGGAGTCTCACTTACACCGTCTGCACGTCCGTGGCCAGTCCTGCCAATCCAATATATAGTCTTTCTCCCATAGGGAAAATCTTCTGGAAGTCTGTGGTCACCATCTGCGCTTGAATCCCAAACCGCCGGTCCGCAGCAATGGCCACACAGTTCTTCCCCTTCATGGCCATTACGGCCCCGCCGTTATAGGACATAATAGACTGGGAGAGAGAAGGGCAGCAGGTaccgccggggctgcgggcagggcttCGGGGTGCGCCTCCCGCGCCGGTTCCTTGGTGAGGCTGAAGGGGCCTCCTGCACCTCGGGTACCCCGCTCCGCCTGCCCTGTCCCTGCGGCCCCAGCCCAgcgccggcagccgccgccaccccgggggcagcggggggaaGCCAGCACCGCTCTCCCTCCCGGTTTTGGCTTTAATTTTCCCATTATTGGAGGCCACCCCACAGCGGGTTGCTCACGGCCGCTGCTTCCCGccacccgcagcccccgcccgccACGGCCCGGCCTGAGGGAAGACCCACGGGGATACACCACCGCGGCGACGGGGAAGGCCTCCAGCCCACCCGCCTCCCCCGCGCGGCCCGGGCACCCGCGGGCCCCGTCCTGCCGGGCCCAGCTCctcccccgggtccccccccggGCCGCCTCGGCGCTCACCATGGCGCCGGCTGCACAGACACCGCCAGGCCCCGCACCGCTGCTCCGGCCGCACCGCACACgaccccgccgcgccgcgccgctgcTCCCGCCTCCCGCCTCTTCCCATTGGCGGCCGCCGCGGCCTCCCGGCGAACGGCCGCTGGCTATTGGTGGTTCGGCGCGCCGCGGGGCGGAGCTGGTTGGTTGCGGCGGCGatgagggagggggagaaaaatgaagagtcATAGTGAGCGGGGCATGCCGGGACGGCGGAGGACtgcgcgggcggggcggggcgggtgCGCAGCTGGAGGGGAGGGCTCGCACAGCTGGACCCATCGGGGTGCGCAGCTGGATGGACACGCAGGGTCATGGCACAGCTGGATGTGCACGCAAGGGTCATGGCACAGCTGGAGGGACGTGCAGGGCACGGCACAGCTGGATATGCCCACGGGGGCATGGCACAGCTGGAGGGACGTGCAGGGGCACTGTGGAGGTGGCAGGCGGGTACGGCCGTCCCATCACTCAGTGGCTCTGGGGGTCCCCGAggccccagcccctcagccTGCCCTGTGCAGCACCCGCGTGCCCATTCCCTGCGTGTCTGTGGCGAGGCCGGGATCACCGCAGGGTGGCCGGGCTGGGCCCTGCCCAGTGGCATCTCCCCCCAGCTCGGCCCTACGCACCTTCTGTTGTGCTCTGGGAAAAGTTGGCCAAACCTGGCTGAATTTAACTAGAAACTCCAGGAAACCCAGCCCGCACCACTCTGCCATGCAGAGCCCTGGTGTGTGTCAGGCCTCGCGCACCCACCGTCCACTTTTGCATCTCTGAGACCCAGGGGCAAAACCCTAAACTCACCCTGTGAGGCCAAAGGCAGTGGATCtcctcaggggaaaaaaaaaaatctctttggaaaGTGCTGGCACACTAAAGTCCCTCTGTAAAGTCCCTCTGTAAAGCAGCGAGTCACAGCACATCCCGGGGAGGGCAAGGGACCTGGCAAGTTGCTGcaagggtatttttttattcagactGCAATTGAAAGGGGGATTTGCGCTCCACGGAGTATTGGatttccttccccatccccgctcaccagctctcccctctcctgaaGGAGACAggattaaatgtttaatttaggGGAGTGATGTTGTGCCAAAGGGAAAGAGATCCATGTGTCTGGAAACGCTTTCCAATGCACAGCAAATCAGCCCGCCTGGTTTCAATGAAAACCTCCGGCCCGTGCAGGGGCTGTTCATCCACCCTGGGACCGAGCCCTGGAGGCACAGCCCATCCCATGgcagttgtatttttaaagtgcttttcatTGTAAAAAGTTTCTTGCAGTAATGAAGTCAGAGGCCACGTTCTGTCCGGTGGGAACACCCCACGTGCTGCggagagaaggagcagcagagccagacAGGAATAGCTCCACAGGCAGATTTCGGCAGCGCTGGCTGTCTTGGATGGCAGTGGGGAGGTGATCCCTGCTGGGCACCACTTCTCCCCGCTTTCCCGTCGGGCTGGTGCTCTCGGATCGGGAAGGCAGCAGCAATCCCCCTCCCTGGCCCGGAGAGCCCCAGCGCttctccagccccagcactgctgggctcGGCCGTGGGAGCATTTAGCGGCTCTGGGCTTTTGAAACAACAGGGATCTTCCTGGCATGGCTTTATGCCCTGCGTTAAAACATTAACTTCATTATTTCtggtatgaaaataaaatcagggtAAGCAGGGAACATAAATAGATTTTACAAGACTTTGTAAGAGAGGGGAACTTCAGCAATGCAGATTTTGGACCCGcttcagcttatttttaaggcaaaatatGGGCTCTGGATGGAAACAGGCTTCCAagtctctgctctgtttttaatGTCCCAACATGTCCTTTTGCTTGTGGGAGAAACTGCGGTGTAGAGGGGACCACAGGCtgagcagaaatgtttttgttcacACCGGGGGCTGGCTTCCCCCGTGCCCAGCGCCTTGGAGAGAGCTGTGAGCCCACGGGCAGCACCAGGGCCACATCCTGCCCCTTCGCACCCTCTCCCTGTCCAGCTTAGCCTGGTCCTGAGGGCAAGGACCACCCCACGGGAGCAGGGAAAGCCCCACCAAGCCCCTGCACGGCGAAAAACCACGCTACCCGTCCCACGGGGGCCCGGGACCAGGCACCTCCGCCTGCCGCCCCCTCGCCGTGTCCATCCTCGGCCCGGCCTtggaaaaaggggagaaaacagagaacaCCGAGGTAAAATAGACCTGACCGTCCCTGGGTGGGCTCGAACCACCAACCTTTCGGTTAACAGCCGAACGCGCTAACCGATTGCGCCACAGAGACCGCGCTGGGGAAAGCTATCGCGGCCGCCGCACTCAGCCGGAGCATCCCCGGGCGCGCCCGTGGGGCTGCGCCCACCGGCACCGGGACACCGGCACACCGGCACACCGGGACACCGGCACACCGGGACaccgggcggggcggggaatTAATCACACGGCAGCACCCCTGTGGGCCGAGGGGAAACGCGCGTGGGCGCTGCGCCCCGCCGAGTAGCCGGTACACCGGGTATACGGAAGCGCCCTCGATCGCACCGAGCCCGGGCCGGACCCACGCGGGAGCCGCGGACACtcgcggggcagcggggccgtcTGGCGCTTTCCGCCGCGctggagcggggctgcggggcgtCGGGAGTGAGCGGCCGCCGACACGCGTGGGCGCCCCGGCTGCCCGCACCCCCCGAAATCCCCCGTGAGCTCCCCGCAAGGTGCCCCTTTCCCTtcgggcggggccgggccctccGTGACGGGGTCCCGCCCGGCCGCAGGACCGGGCCCGCGGGGGAAAACAGCGCCGCGAGCCCGCCCgctccccttccttcccattttccccctcttttatttctttcccgctttttccttttctttccctcgccttcccttttttcctgcctttttgcttttcctccctcctttccttttttctttccttcctttttcccttccctcctatttctcttttgtcttttcttccctccttttccatttttccctttctttctctaatttccctctattttcttcccttccttttttcccccttccttttgcTCTCCCACCCGCCGCGGgtcccccggccctgcccgaGCACCGGCAGACGCCGGACCCCCGCCCGAGGGTCCCGGGGAAGGTCCCGCGGGGCCCGGGATGCCCCGTGTCGCCTCCCGGGTAGGAACTCCCCCCATTTGGGGCCGAAAATGGTcgtgggggggggtcccggggcagcACCCGAGCAGTGCCGCGGTGAGGGGGGAACACGGGGGGGGACCCGTtagcggggagcggagcggggctgccGCCGGGCACCGCCGCCCCGGCTCAGATTTTGGGCCCATTCCAGCGGCTTTTGGGGcgctctcctttcctccctgaGCACAACGGGGGAGTCGCGGCGGTGTCCCCCTCGGAGGCGCCGGTGGGGCGCCCGTgtcccggcggggcggggcggcgggggggggggggggccaaTCTCCGCCCCTCACTCCCCTCCTCCGCAACACCCCAAAGGAATGAGGTCACgtgaggcggggcggggcctggcggcggctggaggagggaaaaaaataaaaaaaaaaggaggaaaaaaaaataaaaaaaaaaggaggaggaaggaggggaaaaaaaaaaaaaaagaaaagaaaaaaaaaaccccgagcGAGAGAAAAAAGGGCCCCGgccgcagcgccgccgccgcgccgagccgagccgagccgcgccgaCCGGCGGGAGCggaggggcggccgcggggccgccgctgccgccgccaccAGGTAGGGacgcggccccggcccccccccgccgccgccgccgccgggccccgccgccggccccccccgcgccctTTTCTCTCCGCGTTCAAGATGGCCGAtggccgccgcctccccccgctTTGTGCCGcggccccgctcctgcccggGGGGGCCGTGACCCccgtcgtgtcccccccccacgGCGGGCACCGGCGAGGGGCTACGGAGCCCTGACAGCCCCGGCTCCCGCCCCCCCTACCcccgggcccggcgcggcgTGGAGCGGGGCAGTGCGGTACGGCCGGGGGGGGTCCGTGGCGGGAgcccccccggggcgggcggaggggccgggccgggccccggggcgggctgTCAGCCGGCCCCGAGTACAAAGGGCTGCGGGGCACCGGGAGCGCCCCAGGTTCACCGGGGCTgccccacccccggcccccaaTCGTGTGTgtaccccccccccaaaaaaaaaaaaaagaagcggGAGCTGCccgcggcgccggggcgggcCTGCCCGCCGGGCTGCAGCCGGGCACCCCCGGGGCACAGCGCGGGGTCACGCGTGTCCGTGCTCATCGCGTGTCCCTGCCCGCGCGCCTGTGCCAGGCGGGTGTCACGCACCGCGCGCTGCCGCGCGGACACGTCCCGCCGCGGGGACGACGGGGGTGTGTGTCCTTGTGCGTACCCGGGTGTGTGGACACGCGTGTCCGTGCCCTCCTCGCGGTGCTTCCTCCCCCCTTCCCGCTCTTTCGCTCCTCGGCAGCGGCCGGTGCCCACGTCCCGCAGcccgggaggggcggggggtcccgTCGGGGCGGTGGGCGCGGGCGGGGGGTTCACTCTCCGGCGCCTTTTTGTCGTGTTCCCGGTGCGTGGGGGCCCGTGGCCGCCGTGCGAGCGAGCGGGCAGTGCCGCGGGGAGCCGTCCCGGTTTATTTCCCGGCCCCCGGGCTCGTCGCCGCCGGTGGGTCccacggggagggggcagccggTCGGGTCCAAGTTACCGGTGACTTTGAAACGTCCTTCCCCACCCGTGCCTGGTCcgggggggggattttggggagggggggggatgTGCACCGGGCCGGGCCACCGCCCAGGGAGACAAAAGACCCCGAAAGTCGGGGCCGGGGGTGCGGACTGCAGGCGGCGGGACCCGCTCCGGCGGCGGGACCGGGGCAGCGGGCGTCGCtggcgggacggggcggcccCGAGGGCTCCGGCGGGGCCGGTGCTGCGGCCGGCTCCGGGGCCCGGGGGGGTCCGGGGCTTTGTTCGCCCCCCGCGGCAGGAAATCGCGGTTGTTATCACCCGGTTTATTAGAACCGGTTTGCGCCGGTGGCTCAGGCTCCCCCCCTCCCGCGGAGACCCGGGCTGCCATTGGCGGCTGCGGGcaccaaaagcagcaaaacccacccaaaaTGCAGCCGTGGGTCCTGCGGTCCGGTGTGGGCAGCCGGCGCCCGGCAAAGCTGCCCGGTTTCCCGGTTGGGGTTGGTGCAGGAGCCCGGGGCTGGGAACCGCGGCCCCCCCCCCGGTGTTCTCCTGGCCGGGGGGAGCCTGGCAGCGGCCCCCCATCGCCTGTGGGTTGGGGAGGGCCGAGGGCACCTGCCCGCGGGCAGCAAGGCGCAGGGCACCCCGGTGTGCCCGCCCGGGGGATGCCCGAGGGTGAAAGCTGAGCCGGGGGGGGCCTGGGGCTTCCTAAACACCCTGgtgcccccccggccccctctcTGCAAGGAGACCTGGCGCTTGGCTTGGCCGCTGCCCCTCCAGCACAGGGGGGTCCTCatggtccccatccccatggcatacccatccctgcagcatccccatccccgtggTGTCCGCATCCCTGCACACCTCCCTCCGGGGACTCCATGGCGGCTGAATGAGATGAGGGAGCCAGACTGGAGCGCGGGAGAAGCACCGCGGGGAGCACGGGACGGCTTTCCCAGGGCAGGCGCCTGGCACCGACCCGGGGTTGGACAAACGCGTTTGCCCGCACCGCTCCACGCGCAGCCCCGAGCGCGCgcccctgcacacacacagacaaaaccaCAGCCTTGCATGCGTGCACCCCGTTTGCTCCCTGGGCGCGGGGTTCACCCTCTTCCTCGCCCGGTTGCGGTACCCACGCCGCAGCCATTGTGCCTTCGGTGGTTGTCTCGGCCGCTGTCTGGTGTTTGCGAAGGGCCTGGCCCTGTGTCCGGCGGACGGTGACACTGCTCCACGCCTCACCCCGTGCGGGCGTCTGTGCCACGGGTGCAGGTGTGTGTACTTCTGCCTGTGCGCATGTAGGGGCTATGCGCGTGTGCGTGTAGTATGTGTGTccacacacgtgtgtgtgtctCCCTGTGTGTGGGTGGGGGTGTGGGTGCGTACGGGTGTTGCTGTTGGCGCATCCTGGCGCTGCCATGGCGCCCACGCTCATTGACACAAACCCAGggtttcttctcccctctccccctcgcCTCGGATGGTTGTAATAATATTCTGGCTCCTCTCCAAGTATCGAGGTTGCCATGGAAACAATAAAACTGCAGCGATTTCGGGCTCCGGCTCCGCTGTCTCCCATTGTAAACGTGGAAGTGCCGGAGCGGGCAGGCAGCGATTCCCCCGCGTCTGCGCCCCGTGCCAGGGGACGCTGCCCGTGCCCCGTGTGCACACCCGGCCGTGCACACCCACACGCGCAGGTGCTGCGGGTGCTCCTGGGCACGGGCAGGTGGCCAGCACCGGGCTCGGGAGTTTCTATAGAAACCGCGAGGCGGTGgctgaaaatgccttttccatcgaacaaaacaaaaatacactttgtgtgcgtgtgtatgtgtgtgtgtgcacagcccagggagctgcagggaaggggctgcctaACGGGGGTGATTTGTCCCTTCTCAGAGGCGTCTCGGTATGGTGGGGACCcacctggggacacccaggaaGATGCAAACATGAGGTAGAGGGAGCTGGGCAGTGCCCAGGGCCATGGGCTGCATGGGGAGGTGTGTGGGTGCTGCTTGTgcatccctggggctggcagggtgtggggctggggctgccccagcggCATGGGGCCAAGCGTGGCACGTCAGGGGGAGCACCAGAcacccccaccctgccctgggTTTGTTCGTTAAAGGGTGAAGTGGGTCCCGCAGGTCCCATCCTTGCACAAAGTGGCCATTAAGGTTGGCCCCGGGTGTTTCCCTGCAGGGAGGATCTGCCGCGGCGCTGCTCCAAAATGCACAGGACCACCAGGATAAAGATCACCGAGCTCAACCCCCACCTGATGTGCGCCTTGTGCGGTGGCTACTTCATAGACGCCACCACCATCGTGGAGTGTCTGCACTCCTGTGAGTGTCCTGGGCccccggccggggccgcgctgcacccaggggtgccccaGGAAGGGTGACCATGCCACACCGAGACCCTCCTGCAGTGCCCAAACCCATCCTGTGTCGGGCGTTGCTGCCGCATGGAGCTGTGGGGTCGGTCCCGTGCCGTGTGGATGGGGCTGGACCAGGGCAGGCGGGCGAGCAGGGGTCCCGGCCCTGAGCTGGTGCGAGGGCATGGGGTGCTTCGCCGGGCTGGCACAGGGGCTCTGTCCCCTCGTCCGTCTGTCCGTCTGTTCACGCTGAGTCTCTCCCCACAGTCTGCAAAACCTGCATCGTTCGCTACCTGGAGACGAACAAGTACTGCCCCATGTGTGATGTCCAAGTGCACAAAACCAGACCCCTCCTCAGCATCAGGTGAGCTTCGGGGGCTCCCCTCATGCCGTGCCCCTGCGTGGCACCGAGCCCTGGCCCCATGTCGGTGCAgtctgtgcctgtgctggggtgcagccctgagcaccccaggatggggagcagggctctgcagccagcagcgTGGTGGAGCAGGGACCATCACATCTCTTGCAGCATGAAACCTCTCTGCTCCTGACCCCACACCCCGCAGCagtggggatttggggtgctctCCGGGTGGAAGGGGAATGGGGACAGTGGGAACCGCCACCATGGAGGGGACAGGACCCGGGGACGTCTCCTctgtggcagcaggaggaggctggggcggGTGCCAGCcggagcaggggctgccccacgccCATCCCTGTGCATCCCGGACCATCCAGTCGTCCATCCGTCCGTCCCCGCAGTCCCACCGGGCACAGTTTAACCTGCGACCGCTTGTGCTTTCTAactccctgctctgtcccccgTGGGGACGGTGCTGTGTCCCTCGGGGGCTGCCGGGGTGGCACTGCCGGGGTGAGCTCGCAGCGGCACAGGTGAAAGGGTGCCCGGCCGTGGTGGCGGTGGCTTCGCACCagctctgccccggccccgTGTCTGGCTGGGGAAAGCCAGACACGTCCCATCAGTTGTGGAATTGGCTCTGCAGGTGGTTGGCATAGAAACCATGAAAGGCTGCAATACGTcactcagctttttttttacctcttttttttcacctcttccATGTAAATCCGTTTCTGTAGTAACACTTTTtccgccttttttttttttcttctggttcaCTATGAAATATTTACACTCCGGCTCCCACGGCTCCCTCGCCGAAACATCCCTGCCTGCGTGCAGAGACGGATACACAGCCGCCCACGCCACAGACGGGCACCGCGCACGCGAACGGTGCTGCGCCCGTGGCCCTGAGCCCCGGCTGTCGTGGCGGCGCGGTGCCTTCGCATCCCATTTGGTCCCGGCGGGGGAAATATAGGGCACgaggtgctgctgcaggtgacGAGGGCCTGATCCAGATGTGGTGCCATAGAAAACTCACTGCACCGACAAGGggcttgcttttccctttgcttcccAAACCAGTGCCGCGGCAGCGCCGAAACACCCATGCCCTGGGCGTGATGCTGCGTGGTGCCGAGGGTGCTGCCCACGCGTGGCCACCGCATCCCCCGTGGCATCCCGGCCCCCACCCAGCGCCGCTGTGCTGGGCTGAATGGGGTTGACTCATGCAAGAGCAGCAACCAGCTGGTAATTAAGCTGCCAATCAAGCGGCTGAGGCTGCTTTTTCATTAGCTTGCTGTAAATTATAAAGCAAATTCTCTGGGTatgtattataaataaaatcacagcaGGGCCTCGTGAACCAGAGTGACATCACCGAGGAATTAGGGATGAAAGACATGGCTAGGCTAAAAATAATATAGGGTACggtcatttgtttttctttaaaataaaggccttattattaaaatggaaataattgcaGATGTAATTTACTTTTCACCAGTCCCACtgctcttgctttgtttttgagatttttttttatttggctgagctgctgcttttagaTTGTGCCTGCAGTGTCCCGAGCCCAAGCCTTCCAGCAAAATCCCATTCCCGGCTCTGTGCTGAGGATGGGACTTGAGCTTCCCCCGTTCCTCGAGTGCTTTAGAAGATCCTACCTTGAGATGTTCACACCTTAGGGAATCGGCTTTGCTTCCCTGTATAACAGCCTGACAGTGGACGCCGTCCTGCCATCCTTACGACAGAGGGAAATCAAAGCCTGAGCCCTGAACTGCAGCCGagtccaaaaataaaattagatgcaaattaaaacttgcagaaacatttgctgatcttagattttttttttttttttgtaagttctTGGTGTGTTTCTGTAATCATTTTGACTACTGAAACGGATCCTGGCCCCAAAATCCTGCTGTCATCATCCTTAGCAATTACAAGGATTTTTAAAAcggttttctttctttttccagagttAACCCTTTGCGGTGAGTGCGAGGGCGGACAGGTTTGCCTGCGAGACAGGGTTGTGGCATCACCACGGGATGGGGAGCTGGGGCTTTGTCCTGGGAGTTTCCCGGGAGGGAGACGAGGAGAGGCAGCATTTGGGCTGGCCGGGGCACGCGTGGCGCAGGGCAGCTTTCGGCAGCCCGGGGAAGCCAGCGGCGCCCGTCCagctgatttctttctcttttcctatttcttttttccctcagatCGGACAAAACTCTACAGGACATAGTGTACAAACTGGTCCCGGGGCTTTTCAAAGGTACAGCCATGGACAGTTATAActgtgtgggtttggggttgtttgtaACTCACTCCCACCCACCAGTGAAACCGGTCCCCCGGATTTCGCGCTGCCCACGCGCGCCCCTGCCCGTGTAATGGGGACAGCAGGAAAATGCATGGTGTGAACGGACAGGGATGGGTCCGTCCGGATAGTGCCCATCCCGCGCTCCGGCAGcccgggggctgctgctggggggaaCCACGAAATGcaaagctgggagcaggagccgCGGATTTGCTCTCCAAGTGCCTGCCCGTCCTCGGGGGAAAAAGTGTGGGGGTCTGCAGGTGTGGAAAGACTGAGGACAGTCGAGCCGCCATAAAGGCATTCTCACAGCAGCGGATTTGCAGCCGCTCCGAGGGTTTTACTGGTACGACTTGATTGCTCTTGCTAAAGCGACTGCTCTCCTACGGGTCCGTCTGCACCAGGCAGCTCGTGCTTGAGCTGCTGGCGGGGAGCAGGCGCTCGGCAATCCGGGGCTTCCTCTTGCTCCCCTCTCTTTGCACCCAATCTCCCCct
The DNA window shown above is from Ciconia boyciana chromosome 22, ASM3463844v1, whole genome shotgun sequence and carries:
- the PSMB3 gene encoding proteasome subunit beta type-3, producing the protein MSIMSYNGGAVMAMKGKNCVAIAADRRFGIQAQMVTTDFQKIFPMGERLYIGLAGLATDVQTVAQRLKFRLNLYELKEGRQIKPQTFMSMVSNLLYERRFGPYYTEPVIAGLDPITHEPFICSLDLIGCPMITDDFVVSGTCSEQMYGMCESLWEPDMEPDHLFETISQAMLNAVDRDAISGMGVVVHIIEKDKITTRTLKARMD